In one Butyrivibrio proteoclasticus B316 genomic region, the following are encoded:
- the csrA gene encoding carbon storage regulator CsrA yields MLALSRKKNEAIVINNNIEITVLDIRGDQIKLGIAAPKEIPIYRKEVYIQIQNENKQATVDVSGIEELKKLL; encoded by the coding sequence ATGTTAGCATTATCTAGAAAAAAGAACGAGGCAATTGTAATTAACAACAACATCGAGATAACCGTTCTGGATATTAGGGGGGATCAGATTAAACTTGGAATCGCTGCACCTAAGGAGATTCCAATCTACAGGAAAGAAGTTTATATTCAGATTCAAAATGAAAATAAGCAGGCAACAGTGGATGTTTCCGGAATCGAAGAACTCAAGAAGCTGTTGTGA
- a CDS encoding ArnT family glycosyltransferase produces the protein MRNINVYRTRQICLLIAFFTVIIIRLFYKLDVGTINVTDEAWYGINAFEMFKSGNWLVPTLRGQIDYASKPPLGLWGILIGFKIFGTNLMGLRFYSAVAGLLTIIVICIYLYKRFDNRYALAAAAVFPVLWQCFDMHMYRAGDMDALFGLFYAIAIFALSEIARGDSRMIVVYWAAVGLGFMTKSMHVVVFLLVGFLYLPVIYKKLNVKDSVFGILAGLLPTVVWGAARYQVDGFKYIRCITLGEAGDQTRSGITLDYLRDISREKVTWLLAALLLVRLVMYFVHGVTDDSYKGAGLPEKRNLRNWFRIFGRDVFFFIKRRYLSILAYCVPIGVYTLAGHYMTWYIDPAYIAVIWIVSIEAIEISDMLGKTMKKRVFVLLVALACLFYSSVQIYQYKDLGEGGNPVDQFGHDMTEFCDNTSGEYAGCDAYIAYDRGRYVGDRGHWELDYVFTCNTKGNLNCLDGGVEGFLADEDSLLVLDSGLWDQYASVLTGYVFLEQNTFYVLSHDRYGE, from the coding sequence ATGAGAAATATTAATGTTTACAGAACAAGACAGATTTGTTTGTTGATTGCATTTTTTACGGTGATCATAATCAGGCTTTTCTACAAATTGGATGTCGGTACGATAAATGTTACTGATGAAGCTTGGTACGGTATAAATGCTTTTGAAATGTTCAAGAGTGGTAACTGGCTTGTTCCGACCCTTAGAGGACAAATTGACTATGCCTCTAAACCGCCTCTTGGACTATGGGGAATTCTTATAGGGTTTAAGATTTTTGGAACAAACCTTATGGGACTTCGTTTCTATTCGGCTGTGGCAGGTCTTTTGACTATAATCGTTATCTGCATTTATTTGTATAAGCGGTTTGATAACAGATATGCTCTGGCAGCGGCAGCTGTTTTCCCTGTTTTGTGGCAGTGCTTTGACATGCATATGTACAGAGCTGGCGATATGGATGCTCTGTTTGGTTTGTTCTACGCGATAGCAATTTTTGCTCTGTCTGAAATTGCCAGGGGCGATTCGCGAATGATAGTTGTGTACTGGGCTGCAGTGGGGCTTGGTTTTATGACCAAGAGTATGCATGTCGTGGTATTTTTGCTTGTTGGATTTTTGTATTTACCTGTTATTTACAAAAAGCTTAATGTCAAGGACAGCGTCTTTGGAATATTGGCAGGTCTTCTACCAACTGTAGTGTGGGGAGCGGCTCGTTATCAGGTTGATGGATTTAAATATATTCGCTGTATTACCCTTGGAGAAGCCGGAGATCAGACCAGAAGCGGAATAACTCTTGATTATCTAAGAGATATTTCAAGAGAGAAGGTAACTTGGCTTCTCGCAGCTCTTTTGCTGGTAAGGCTTGTAATGTATTTTGTACACGGAGTAACGGATGATTCCTATAAGGGAGCCGGGCTTCCGGAAAAGAGAAATCTTAGAAACTGGTTCAGAATATTTGGCAGAGATGTTTTCTTTTTTATAAAAAGAAGATATCTATCCATTCTGGCCTACTGTGTACCTATTGGAGTTTACACTTTGGCAGGGCATTACATGACCTGGTACATTGATCCGGCATATATTGCAGTAATATGGATTGTCTCGATAGAGGCTATTGAGATTTCAGATATGCTGGGCAAGACAATGAAGAAAAGGGTTTTTGTTCTCCTTGTTGCTTTGGCCTGCCTCTTTTATTCAAGTGTTCAAATATATCAGTACAAGGATCTTGGTGAGGGCGGTAATCCGGTTGATCAGTTTGGACATGATATGACAGAGTTCTGTGATAATACCAGCGGTGAATATGCCGGATGTGATGCGTATATTGCCTATGACAGAGGTAGATATGTTGGTGACAGAGGTCACTGGGAACTTGATTATGTTTTTACCTGTAACACTAAGGGAAATTTAAACTGCCTTGATGGCGGCGTAGAGGGATTCCTTGCGGATGAGGATTCACTGCTGGTTCTCGATAGCGGGTTGTGGGATCAGTATGCAAGTGTCCTGACAGGCTATGTGTTCCTTGAGCAGAATACATTTTATGTGCTGTCACATGATAGGTATGGAGAGTAG
- the flgK gene encoding flagellar hook-associated protein FlgK — protein sequence MSLMANLYVGQSGLQTSQNALNTTAHNMANVDTEGYTRQQVSQGTRAYQTLERRYDTIAPKQIGTGVNYNHCKQVRSEFLDLSYRQEKGRYAFYDVSTKALEEIEDQLQEMNGTEFADSLNNLWVSVQELAKDPCSAVNQSAMVTRANEFLTRAKSVYNGLVSYQENLDSTVSVMVKEINDIGDRIRKINEDIVYIESGKQEKANDLRDERNGLLDKLGEYGKIEYHEDIFGNVSVLFEGSSFVTTDHVNHIGLITTEHVEPPESPVGYATPYWEYAAKTEVDAEGNKIITSIAGGHLYNLQTTISTTTNTDIGKLKAVLLARGDHNATYHDIVEDENYYNSNIAQSVIMNVQAEFDQMIHAIMTKINEVMINAESNPATLDKTVGFPADFALFVEANPTDQLTYEISEDKPAGSINTGFTIMNTQVNPKLIQDPTLFTFRMIDGGEDTATMTALKEAFTKEEYILNPNVSTRNSFVTYYNSLVSQVANSGDVYKSISQAQEETVSAVSSGREQIVGVSSDEELEFMIMFQNAYNASSRYINVVSEMLEHLVSTLGS from the coding sequence ATGTCACTTATGGCGAACCTTTATGTAGGCCAATCCGGACTGCAGACATCACAAAATGCCCTTAATACAACGGCACATAATATGGCGAATGTTGATACTGAAGGCTACACAAGGCAGCAGGTGTCACAGGGAACCAGAGCTTATCAGACTCTTGAGAGGCGTTATGACACCATTGCTCCCAAGCAGATTGGAACAGGCGTTAACTACAATCACTGTAAGCAGGTCAGAAGCGAATTTCTCGATCTTTCCTATAGACAGGAAAAAGGGAGATACGCTTTTTATGATGTTTCTACCAAAGCACTTGAAGAGATTGAAGATCAGCTTCAGGAAATGAACGGAACAGAGTTTGCTGATTCGCTTAACAATTTGTGGGTATCTGTGCAGGAGCTGGCCAAGGATCCTTGCTCAGCAGTTAACCAGAGTGCCATGGTGACACGTGCAAATGAATTCCTTACAAGAGCCAAGAGCGTATATAACGGCCTTGTATCTTATCAGGAAAATCTAGATTCTACAGTATCTGTAATGGTAAAAGAGATTAACGATATCGGCGACAGAATTCGTAAGATCAATGAAGATATCGTTTATATAGAGTCAGGCAAGCAGGAAAAAGCTAATGACCTAAGAGATGAGAGAAATGGCCTGTTAGACAAGCTTGGAGAATACGGAAAGATTGAATATCACGAAGATATATTTGGAAATGTTTCAGTTCTTTTTGAAGGATCTTCATTTGTAACTACAGACCACGTCAATCACATAGGACTTATCACAACTGAACATGTTGAGCCGCCGGAGAGCCCTGTAGGATATGCAACTCCTTACTGGGAGTACGCAGCCAAGACAGAAGTTGATGCGGAAGGCAATAAGATCATAACATCAATTGCAGGCGGACACTTATATAACCTTCAGACAACAATCTCAACTACAACCAATACTGATATCGGTAAGCTCAAAGCAGTTCTTTTGGCAAGAGGTGATCACAACGCAACTTACCACGATATCGTTGAGGATGAGAATTACTATAACAGCAATATAGCCCAGTCAGTAATAATGAACGTTCAGGCTGAGTTCGACCAGATGATACATGCGATCATGACCAAGATCAACGAAGTTATGATAAATGCAGAATCCAACCCGGCGACACTTGATAAGACGGTAGGCTTCCCTGCTGATTTTGCTCTTTTTGTGGAAGCCAATCCTACGGATCAGCTGACCTATGAAATAAGCGAGGATAAGCCTGCAGGATCGATCAATACTGGCTTTACCATCATGAACACTCAGGTTAATCCTAAACTCATTCAGGATCCTACTCTTTTCACCTTCAGGATGATTGACGGCGGCGAAGACACAGCTACTATGACCGCGTTAAAAGAGGCATTTACAAAAGAAGAGTACATATTAAATCCAAACGTTTCAACAAGAAACAGCTTCGTAACTTATTATAACAGCCTTGTTTCACAGGTCGCCAACTCAGGAGATGTGTATAAATCAATCTCACAGGCACAGGAAGAAACAGTTTCAGCGGTTTCTTCAGGAAGAGAGCAGATCGTTGGAGTATCAAGTGATGAAGAGCTCGAGTTTATGATCATGTTCCAGAATGCTTATAACGCATCAAGTAGATATATCAACGTTGTCAGCGAAATGCTCGAGCACCTCGTAAGCACACTTGGATCATGA
- a CDS encoding flagellar hook-associated protein FlgK, with protein sequence MTSQFFGLNIAASGLRASNASLNTTANNIANANTDGYSRQKVTQAASNALRVFATYGCAGAGVDTLAIDRVRDSFYDVKFRNNEQLLGNASQKNYYNQLVEKYLDDDGNSGFSTLFNKMEASLESVMTAAGTTETKSTYISQLKSVTEYFNNVYNNLQNEQADINAEIKLCADRISSIAQEIASVNKQINVIEMTGAKANELRDKRDTMVDELSKMVSIETKETPVIDENNPSRVTGATRYQIWIAGSYELVDTYDFRKMICVARDEDGSTDQNDIQGLFDIKWGYGSYKDGDNVNELSDFTLDSQLIGGELQGLLAMRDGNNGQYFHGKSANAEWVGDQMVVTVEVDATYLKDMTKCTIPKEGNIHIGPKDYKYDSWTYNGDSTYTFVIDKETLTSVPDVGRGVQIGYANSYQGIPYYMAQMNEWLRQFSDATNEIMVNGYTSDSLEGINILTGTMDTNSLAQYSYEQLTTLSENKGYYFLTGGNFAVNAVLLDNADRLATKADVTEGESEFMNLKKLKEMFDTKKIFRGATSGEFLTKVLADVALNKSNSNTLEETYKSLENTIDNQRLSDSGVDEDEEASNLVKYQNAYALSSKMIQTLSEIYDRLILQTGV encoded by the coding sequence ATGACATCTCAATTCTTCGGATTAAATATCGCAGCATCAGGACTTAGAGCATCTAACGCATCCCTGAACACAACTGCAAATAACATAGCAAATGCCAACACAGATGGCTACAGCCGCCAGAAAGTCACACAGGCTGCAAGCAACGCACTAAGGGTATTTGCTACATACGGCTGTGCAGGAGCAGGTGTTGATACCCTTGCTATCGACAGAGTAAGAGACAGCTTCTACGATGTTAAGTTCAGAAACAATGAGCAGCTCCTTGGAAATGCATCGCAGAAGAACTACTACAATCAGCTTGTGGAAAAGTATCTGGATGACGATGGAAATTCCGGTTTCTCAACTCTTTTTAACAAGATGGAAGCATCCCTTGAGTCAGTAATGACGGCAGCAGGAACTACAGAGACCAAGTCAACATATATATCACAGCTTAAGTCAGTCACAGAGTATTTTAACAACGTATATAACAATCTTCAGAATGAGCAGGCAGACATAAATGCAGAGATTAAGCTCTGCGCAGACAGGATCAGCTCGATAGCCCAGGAAATTGCCAGCGTCAACAAGCAGATCAATGTCATCGAAATGACAGGCGCCAAGGCAAATGAACTAAGAGATAAAAGAGATACCATGGTGGATGAACTCTCCAAGATGGTTTCGATAGAAACAAAGGAAACACCTGTAATTGATGAAAACAATCCGTCAAGAGTAACAGGTGCAACAAGATATCAGATCTGGATCGCAGGTTCCTACGAACTTGTTGATACCTATGATTTCAGGAAAATGATCTGCGTAGCAAGAGATGAAGATGGCAGTACAGACCAGAACGATATTCAGGGCCTCTTTGATATCAAGTGGGGCTACGGAAGCTACAAGGATGGCGACAATGTTAATGAGCTTTCTGATTTTACACTTGATTCTCAGCTCATAGGCGGCGAACTACAGGGACTCCTTGCTATGAGAGATGGCAATAACGGCCAGTACTTCCATGGAAAGAGTGCAAACGCAGAGTGGGTAGGCGACCAGATGGTTGTCACGGTTGAGGTCGATGCCACCTACCTTAAGGACATGACCAAGTGCACAATTCCTAAGGAAGGAAACATCCACATTGGCCCCAAGGATTACAAGTACGACAGCTGGACCTATAACGGAGATTCAACCTACACATTTGTTATAGATAAAGAAACACTTACATCTGTTCCCGATGTTGGCAGAGGCGTTCAGATCGGTTATGCCAACAGCTATCAGGGAATTCCATATTACATGGCTCAGATGAATGAATGGCTTCGCCAGTTTTCAGATGCGACAAACGAGATCATGGTAAACGGTTACACTTCAGATTCCCTTGAAGGAATCAATATCCTCACAGGAACCATGGATACCAACTCACTAGCCCAGTACAGCTACGAGCAGCTCACAACTCTTTCTGAGAACAAAGGCTATTACTTCCTGACCGGAGGTAACTTCGCCGTAAATGCAGTTCTTCTCGATAATGCCGACAGACTTGCAACCAAGGCAGATGTTACAGAGGGCGAATCAGAGTTCATGAATCTCAAGAAGTTAAAAGAGATGTTTGATACCAAGAAGATATTCAGAGGCGCAACATCAGGCGAGTTCCTCACCAAGGTTCTGGCAGATGTGGCACTTAATAAGAGTAACTCCAATACTCTTGAAGAAACCTATAAATCTCTTGAGAATACTATCGACAATCAGAGACTTTCAGACTCAGGAGTTGATGAAGACGAGGAAGCTTCAAACCTTGTTAAGTACCAGAATGCTTACGCTCTTTCTTCCAAAATGATACAGACACTCTCAGAAATCTACGACAGACTCATTCTCCAGACCGGAGTATAA
- a CDS encoding thymidine kinase has translation MGKLYFRYGAMGSSKTANALMVRYNYYEKGQNAIILKPQTENRDGEKTVKSRMGLSAECTFVEEFLETVQNEWLTGKSDSWKELDCVIVDEAQFLTEEQVDMLALVVDKYDLPVICYGLRTDFTSHLFTGSKRLMEIANYIEEVPTVCWCGRRAHFNARVHNGKIVRSGEQIMMGGNESYVSVCRRHFISGEVSGPRERDVEE, from the coding sequence ATGGGAAAGTTATATTTCAGGTATGGAGCAATGGGAAGCTCCAAGACAGCAAATGCGCTGATGGTGCGCTACAATTACTATGAGAAGGGGCAGAACGCTATTATTCTGAAACCTCAGACAGAGAACAGGGATGGGGAAAAAACTGTCAAATCCCGCATGGGACTTAGTGCAGAGTGCACATTTGTTGAGGAGTTTTTAGAGACTGTTCAGAATGAATGGCTCACGGGGAAATCTGATTCATGGAAGGAACTGGACTGCGTAATTGTTGATGAAGCGCAGTTTTTGACAGAAGAGCAGGTTGATATGCTGGCTCTTGTTGTGGATAAGTATGACCTTCCGGTTATCTGTTATGGACTTCGTACTGATTTTACGAGTCATCTTTTCACAGGTTCCAAGCGACTTATGGAGATTGCCAATTATATAGAGGAAGTCCCTACTGTCTGCTGGTGCGGCAGAAGGGCTCATTTTAATGCCCGTGTTCATAATGGCAAGATCGTCAGAAGCGGTGAGCAGATCATGATGGGTGGCAATGAGTCTTATGTTTCCGTATGTAGGAGACATTTTATATCAGGAGAAGTAAGCGGCCCGAGAGAGAGGGACGTTGAGGAGTGA
- the flgM gene encoding flagellar biosynthesis anti-sigma factor FlgM translates to MRIEAYSQVQQVYSNNKVGKAQPTKKTNDIRDTVSFSSIGKDIQVAKQAVSAAPDVREDVVAKYKAAIKNGTYDVSGEAFADKMLANYEAFEGL, encoded by the coding sequence ATGCGTATAGAAGCATACAGTCAGGTTCAGCAAGTTTATTCAAACAACAAAGTAGGTAAGGCACAGCCGACCAAGAAGACAAATGATATCAGGGATACTGTATCTTTTTCTTCTATAGGTAAGGATATTCAGGTTGCTAAACAGGCTGTAAGCGCAGCTCCAGATGTCAGGGAGGACGTTGTAGCTAAGTACAAAGCTGCTATCAAGAACGGAACTTATGATGTGAGTGGAGAGGCCTTTGCAGATAAAATGCTTGCTAACTACGAAGCTTTCGAAGGTTTATGA
- a CDS encoding flagellar protein FlgN → MASLMETLVQVLDDECTMYEQLLGLSSRKTAIIVSGDLKALADITDEEQCVIGKIQRLEKERIVAMENIACVLNKDVDSLKLTDLIEILEKRPQDQKSLATQRDRLVFVVENVRRVNGQNQELLKSSLEMVRFEMNIIQASRRAPQTANYSRALDTTGDCLGYTSGGFDAKQ, encoded by the coding sequence GTGGCTAGTTTGATGGAAACTTTGGTGCAGGTTCTCGACGATGAATGCACCATGTACGAGCAATTACTGGGGTTGTCGAGCCGAAAGACCGCTATTATCGTGTCAGGCGATCTTAAGGCACTTGCGGATATCACGGATGAAGAGCAGTGCGTGATAGGCAAGATCCAGCGCCTTGAAAAAGAGAGAATCGTGGCGATGGAGAACATTGCCTGCGTACTTAACAAGGATGTTGATTCATTAAAACTGACCGATCTGATCGAGATTTTGGAAAAGAGACCACAAGATCAGAAGAGTCTGGCAACGCAACGCGACAGATTAGTCTTCGTAGTTGAAAATGTCAGACGTGTAAACGGACAGAACCAGGAACTCTTAAAGAGCTCCCTCGAAATGGTTCGATTTGAGATGAACATCATCCAGGCGTCTAGAAGAGCTCCACAGACAGCAAATTATTCCAGAGCTTTAGACACTACAGGCGATTGTCTAGGTTACACATCGGGCGGGTTTGATGCAAAGCAGTAA
- the fliW gene encoding flagellar assembly protein FliW: MKLTTRIFGEVEIDDSKIISFPNGIIGFPDLKKFTLMFDEEKGTDTIKWLQSIDEPSFAMPVMDPLIVCPDYKPEVDVSITQEIGDLQNDDLLVLVTVTVPHDLKQMTVNLMGPFIINVKEKKAAQTIIDNDDYPVKFPIYEILQKNKEANS; encoded by the coding sequence ATGAAGTTAACAACTAGAATCTTTGGCGAAGTTGAAATTGATGATAGCAAGATTATTTCTTTTCCTAACGGCATAATCGGATTTCCGGACCTCAAGAAATTCACCCTTATGTTTGATGAGGAAAAGGGAACAGATACGATCAAGTGGCTGCAGTCAATCGACGAGCCAAGTTTTGCGATGCCTGTAATGGACCCACTTATTGTGTGCCCTGACTACAAGCCTGAAGTTGATGTCAGCATCACACAGGAAATCGGTGATCTGCAGAATGATGACCTCCTGGTTCTTGTAACTGTGACTGTTCCTCATGATCTCAAGCAGATGACAGTCAACCTCATGGGACCTTTCATTATCAATGTTAAAGAGAAAAAGGCTGCGCAGACAATTATTGATAATGATGACTACCCTGTAAAATTCCCAATCTATGAAATTTTGCAGAAGAATAAAGAGGCTAATTCATAA
- a CDS encoding flagellin N-terminal helical domain-containing protein: MRITNKIMQNNSLYNINNNKITEDQLNTMMSTGKKLTRPSDDPVIAIRALRLRSNVTQLSQYYEKNAKDAESWLNVTADALSTITAVLTDSVKQATKGSRMDLTLDDLDTIITQMDALAKEYYSTGNVDYAGRYVFTGYRTDTALTFDKTTTADYTDINDEFNASIISDSKRILGKYKLDSATVLDKTEADAVLENSIVERTVGRIRLSYDNLNYIEPNNANGITNEAMLKYRENLVQPATSSVSSTTDVINVTFKTVDGVTRTATIPINDDGQYKITNEEDGVSYTATTELDGSYMVTVRDISGNIMGKIPVSKDGVMGDLDPTLSIQSGDTSIETKQVSTLTYTDDSNKTVSMRLPLLPAIGQTYEIELDKEGFVATVNSDGTYTVRNTRNTQNTDGSYSNEVINVTANGSVNSSYKETTIAITSEDDNIIYATSKEADIDAAYEKLHNGEVMAVLNAATGEILLNDKLKDKLSTLPDLINAKSIDVVYDKKEWVSGDIRPENLFNCTYTDANGKNILYNRGSAGHDIAYDVGFAQSVVVNTTASEVFTTSVKRDVQDLSKMLSELKQIDGTIKTLKEKLGVATSDEQKSVINAEIDSARKAYNYLRNEMQKEFEHKITSNQKSLDVANIAVTNNGTRSKRLDLINQRLMNQTTTFKTLQSENEDIDLAETATQLTTAQVTYEASLMATGKISQSSLINFI; the protein is encoded by the coding sequence ATGCGCATTACCAACAAGATCATGCAGAACAATTCACTGTATAACATCAATAATAACAAGATCACTGAGGATCAGCTCAACACCATGATGTCCACGGGAAAAAAGCTGACAAGACCTTCTGATGATCCTGTCATTGCCATAAGAGCTCTGAGACTTCGTAGTAATGTGACTCAGCTCTCTCAGTACTATGAGAAAAATGCCAAGGATGCTGAGAGCTGGCTGAATGTTACAGCGGATGCTCTTTCTACTATCACAGCAGTTCTGACAGACAGTGTCAAGCAGGCTACCAAGGGCTCCAGAATGGACCTGACACTTGATGACCTTGACACAATAATCACACAGATGGATGCTCTGGCAAAAGAGTATTATTCTACAGGAAATGTTGATTACGCAGGAAGATATGTCTTTACCGGCTACAGAACAGATACAGCCCTCACCTTTGATAAGACCACAACTGCAGATTATACAGATATCAATGATGAGTTTAATGCTTCTATAATCAGCGATTCTAAGAGAATTCTTGGAAAATACAAGCTGGATTCAGCAACAGTTCTTGATAAGACAGAGGCCGATGCAGTCCTTGAGAACAGCATTGTAGAGAGAACTGTAGGAAGAATCCGCTTATCTTATGATAACCTCAATTACATTGAACCCAATAATGCTAATGGCATAACCAACGAGGCAATGCTCAAGTACAGAGAAAACCTTGTTCAGCCTGCAACCAGCAGCGTCAGCAGCACAACTGATGTTATAAATGTCACATTTAAAACAGTTGACGGAGTAACCAGAACAGCAACTATTCCTATCAATGATGACGGTCAGTACAAGATCACCAATGAAGAGGATGGCGTGTCCTACACAGCAACAACAGAGCTTGATGGCTCATATATGGTAACTGTAAGGGATATATCAGGAAATATCATGGGCAAGATCCCTGTCAGCAAAGATGGTGTTATGGGAGATCTTGATCCTACACTTAGCATTCAGTCAGGAGATACCAGCATAGAGACCAAGCAGGTTTCAACTCTTACATATACAGATGATTCCAACAAAACTGTCAGCATGAGACTTCCTCTTTTACCGGCAATTGGTCAGACCTATGAGATCGAGCTTGATAAAGAAGGCTTTGTTGCAACAGTTAACAGTGATGGAACCTACACTGTCAGGAACACCAGAAATACTCAGAATACTGATGGCTCTTACAGCAATGAAGTTATAAATGTTACAGCAAACGGAAGTGTGAATTCTTCCTATAAAGAGACGACAATTGCTATAACAAGCGAAGATGACAACATTATTTACGCAACCAGCAAAGAAGCTGACATCGACGCGGCCTATGAGAAACTCCATAACGGAGAAGTAATGGCGGTTTTAAATGCAGCCACCGGCGAAATTCTCTTAAATGATAAGTTAAAAGACAAGCTTTCAACTCTTCCGGATCTTATAAATGCCAAGTCAATTGACGTCGTGTATGACAAGAAGGAATGGGTTTCAGGCGACATTCGCCCTGAGAATCTCTTTAACTGCACCTATACCGATGCCAATGGTAAGAACATCCTCTACAACAGAGGAAGCGCCGGACACGATATAGCCTATGATGTAGGTTTTGCTCAGTCAGTTGTAGTAAATACTACAGCAAGCGAAGTCTTCACAACAAGTGTTAAAAGAGATGTCCAGGACCTCTCCAAGATGCTGAGCGAACTTAAGCAGATCGACGGAACAATCAAAACTCTCAAGGAAAAGCTTGGTGTTGCCACAAGTGATGAACAGAAATCTGTTATTAACGCAGAAATAGATTCTGCAAGAAAAGCCTACAATTATCTCAGAAATGAGATGCAGAAGGAATTTGAGCACAAGATAACATCAAACCAGAAATCACTTGATGTTGCTAATATAGCTGTCACAAACAACGGAACCAGATCAAAGAGACTAGACCTTATTAACCAGAGACTCATGAACCAGACAACTACCTTCAAAACCCTCCAGTCTGAGAATGAGGACATTGATCTTGCAGAGACTGCAACCCAGCTCACAACAGCTCAGGTTACCTATGAGGCGAGCCTTATGGCAACCGGTAAGATTAGTCAGAGTTCTCTTATAAACTTCATATGA
- a CDS encoding mechanosensitive ion channel family protein gives MKEVLDVFLKYILPFVIAYILNVVMNKLFSKERLRGKLHLIFLKGIIMAFFWAVAVLTALSGIPAFSKTWETAIASSGIAAVVIGLAAQSTLSNVFAGIALSASRSRPFDIGDRVAIDSIDPGYVEDITLRHTVIKTYQNERIYVPNSVVGSATVINYTQDRSYSFPITVSVAYGTDMQKAMDIMADVVEQHPNHYGARPKVLCKNCGDSGVTLRVLVETRDFKDNPTTCSDCLVEIMKRFADAGIEIPYNKLVVLQGES, from the coding sequence ATGAAAGAAGTTTTGGATGTTTTCTTAAAGTATATTCTGCCGTTTGTCATCGCTTATATTCTTAATGTAGTGATGAACAAACTCTTTAGCAAGGAGAGGCTTCGTGGTAAGCTTCATCTTATTTTCCTAAAAGGTATTATAATGGCATTTTTCTGGGCAGTTGCGGTTCTTACTGCGCTTAGCGGAATTCCGGCCTTTAGTAAGACCTGGGAGACAGCTATTGCATCATCAGGAATTGCGGCGGTTGTAATAGGTCTTGCAGCCCAGTCTACGCTTAGTAACGTGTTTGCGGGTATTGCCCTTTCTGCGTCAAGGTCAAGGCCTTTTGATATTGGAGACAGAGTTGCCATTGATTCTATTGATCCCGGTTATGTTGAGGATATAACTCTTCGTCACACTGTTATCAAGACTTATCAGAATGAGAGAATATATGTGCCAAACTCAGTTGTAGGAAGCGCTACGGTCATCAATTACACTCAGGACCGCTCTTATTCTTTTCCTATAACTGTATCTGTGGCCTATGGAACTGACATGCAGAAGGCTATGGATATCATGGCTGACGTTGTTGAGCAGCATCCAAACCATTATGGAGCAAGGCCCAAAGTACTGTGCAAGAACTGCGGGGACAGCGGAGTTACATTGAGGGTTCTAGTGGAAACCCGGGATTTCAAGGATAATCCAACTACATGTTCAGATTGCCTTGTTGAGATCATGAAGAGATTTGCAGATGCCGGAATCGAGATTCCATATAATAAGCTTGTTGTATTGCAAGGGGAGTCTTGA